From Phoenix dactylifera cultivar Barhee BC4 unplaced genomic scaffold, palm_55x_up_171113_PBpolish2nd_filt_p 001000F, whole genome shotgun sequence, a single genomic window includes:
- the LOC108511827 gene encoding putative disease resistance protein At1g50180 — protein MAESVVSNVMSQLADLLVQEAAFVRGVRDRIEWVKTQLQLLQGFLEDADSRRKRGDARMESWIRQMRGVAYEIEDVIGSIKYMGERRHQRRGFMGSISRYSHKPCELITLHKIGSEIGKIVKKIDGITESRAAYRIANLGESSAVGESSAVDESWQSLRESSPRSDDDDIDVIGFENDQKELVSRLLDGNEKARRVISIVGMGGLGKTTLARKVYKEITKHFDTFAWVSVSQSYRGIELVKDIMEKVMRIKKKKEDLEQMGEKEVREKLCDFLRDGKYLVVMDDVWSVDVWREMHPFFPNGNNGSRILLTTRNIEVARHAEPWIPPHELHLLDDTESWNLFRRKAFPPKQDVPTDLEALAQKLAKKCGGLPLALVVLGALLSKEDRSYHEWSRVAQTCHQILGLSYHDLPSRLKPCFLYIAAFPADSIISVSKLVRLWVAEGFMLQEKRQTMEDTAWDWLDELVQRCMIQVVRRSKARGRVSHIRIHDLLRDFGLEEAKKDEFLQVCSSDNMAVSDSISSHRAAFYRINEEAVVFSRQLRTLLGFSLILTNEGRFLNGLNLLRVLDLEGARDLEELPKQIGSMIHLQYLGLRGTGLTRLPSSIRHLLNLQTMDVRETQILWIPKSFWKIRTLRHVYININMFLSAPISGDHKNLQTLQIEKFEFGLDAMDMVRLLGIRFIKKWVTTPGFTREAIYKACCRTYGESLRKALEKMGSLLSWNLKFSPIPGDVLFARAPNLHQLRSLKLDGKLVLEQQEQLPDCSQFLPNLTKLKLSITQLKQDPMPVLEKLPSLSFLEVEINAFVGKSMLCSAGGFPRLQHLILESLPNLEEWRVEAGAMLSLTHLTIWNCKKLKMLPEGLQHVTTLRELKLNLMPREFNDRVRCKVRHIPSIIFEDE, from the coding sequence atGGCTGAGTCTGTGGTTTCCAATGTCATGTCTcagcttgccgacctcctcgTACAAGAAGCTGCTTTCGTGCGTGGTGTGCGTGATCGGATCGAATGGGTGAAAACACAACTCCAGCTACTGCAAGGTTTCCTCGAAGATGCAGACTccagaaggaagagaggagatGCAAGAATGGAGAGCTGGATAAGGCAGATGAGAGGTGTAGCATATGAAATAGAAGACGTCATAGGCAGCATCAAGTACATGGGCGAGAGGCGACACCAAAGGAGAGGCTTCATGGGCTCCATTTCAAGGTACTCTCACAAACCTTGTGAATTGATTACCCTACATAAAATTGGTTCTGAAATCGGAAAAATAGTGAAGAAGATCGATGGTATCACTGAGAGCAGAGCCGCATATCGCATTGCTAATCTAGGTGAAAGTAGTGCAGTAGGCGAAAGTAGTGCCGTAGATGAAAGTTGGCAATCACTCAGAGAATCCTCTCCTcgctctgatgatgatgacatTGATGTTATAGGCTTCGAGAATGATCAGAAAGAATTAGTGAGTCGATTGCTTGATGGGAATGAGAAAGCACGACGTGTAATTTCTATAGTGGGTATGGGTGGGCTAGGCAAGACCACCCTGGCAAGAAAAGTGTATAAAGAAATTACAAAACATTTCGATACCTTTGCTTGGGTTTCAGTTTCTCAGAGCTACCGAGGTATTGAGCTCGTCAAGGACATCATGGAAAAAGTAATgagaatcaaaaagaagaaagaagacttAGAGCAGATGGGTGAAAAAGAAGTGAGAGAGAAGCTCTGTGATTTCCTAAGAGACGGCAAGTATTTGGTCGTGATGGATGATGTATGGAGTGTTGATGTTTGGAGAGAAATGCATCCATTCTTTCCTAATGGAAACAACGGTAGCAGAATACTGCTTACTACACGTAACATTGAGGTTGCAAGACATGCCGAGCCATGGATTCCTCCACATGAACTGCACCTTTTAGACGACACGGAGAGCTGGAATCTCTTCCGTAGGAAGGCATTTCCACCAAAACAAGATGTCCCAACTGATTTGGAGGCATTGGCCCAGAAGCTTGCAAAGAAGTGTGGTGGACTTCCTCTTGCACTGGTGGTGTTAGGGGCCCTTCTGTCAAAGGAAGATCGCAGCTACCATGAGTGGTCGAGAGTAGCTCAGACTTGCCACCAAATATTGGGTTTAAGTTACCATGACTTGCCGTCTCGGTTAAAACCATGTTTTCTATACATTGCTGCGTTTCCAGCGGACTCTATTATCTCTGTTTCCAAATTAGTTAGGTTGTGGGTCGCCGAAGGTTTCATGCTGCAAGAGAAGCGACAGACAATGGAAGACACCGCATGGGATTGGTTGGATGAGTTGGTGCAGAGGTGCATGATCCAAGTTGTCCGGAGAAGCAAGGCTCGTGGGCGGGTTAGCCACATACGCATCCATGATCTGTTGCGTGACTTTGGCCTTGAAGAAGCCAAAAAGGATGAATTTCTTCAAGTTTGCAGCAGTGACAACATGGCAGTATCTGATAGTATATCAAGTCATCGTGCAGCTTTCTATCGTATAAATGAGGAGGCTGTTGTTTTCTCACGGCAACTCCGGACTTTGCTGGGCTTCAGTTTAATTTTGACTAATGAGGGAAGATTTTTGAATGGGTTAAACTTATTAAGGGTGCTGGATCTGGAGGGCGCAAGAGATCTTGAGGAGTTACCGAAACAGATCGGCAGCATGATTCATCTACAATACCTGGGATTGAGAGGAACTGGTTTGACAAGACTGCCATCCTCCATCCGACATCTCCTGAATCTGCAGACTATGGATGTGAGAGAGACCCAAATTTTATGGATTCCGAAATCATTTTGGAAAATCCGGACGCTGAGGCATGTctatattaatataaatatgtttcTAAGTGCACCGATAAGTGGTGATCACAAGAACTTGCAGACTCTGCAAATCGAGAAGTTTGAATTTGGTCTGGATGCTATGGATATGGTCCGTTTACTAGGCATAAGATTCATCAAAAAATGGGTTACTACACCAGGCTTTACTAGGGAGGCGATTTACAAAGCATGTTGTAGAACTTATGGAGAATCACTCAGAAAAGCACTCGAGAAAATGGGCAGTCTCCTCTCCTGGAATCTGAAATTTTCTCCAATCCCTGGGGACGTCCTTTTTGCTCGGGCACCAAACCTGCACCAGCTCCGTTCATTGAAGCTGGATGGAAAGTTGGTACTCGAACAACAGGAGCAGCTCCCAGACTGCAGTCAATTCCTACCAAACCTTACCAAGCTCAAATTAAGCATAACCCAATTGAAGCAAGACCCAATGCCGGTGCTGGAGAAGCTTCCGAGCCTCAGTTTTCTTGAAGTGGAAATAAATGCATTCGTAGGGAAGAGCATGTTGTGTTCTGCAGGTGGCTTTCCTCGACTGCAACACTTGATATTAGAAAGTCTCCCCAATTTAGAGGAATGGAGAGTGGAGGCTGGGGCGATGCTCAGCCTTACCCACTTAACTATTTGGAACTGCAAAAAGTTGAAGATGCTTCCTGAGGGATTGCAGCATGTGACCACACTTCGAGAACTGAAGTTGAATCTCATGCCCCGTGAGTTCAATGACAGGGTCAGATGTAAGGTCCGACACATCCCCTCCATTATTTTCGAAGATGAGTGA